From Pelomicrobium methylotrophicum, one genomic window encodes:
- a CDS encoding pseudouridine synthase — protein sequence MTGATTGERLQKVLAQAGFGSRREIEDWIRQGWVTVNGHPAVLGTRVKPGDKVRVGGRTLRVQQAREVRVLLYHKPAGRIVSRHDPEGRPSVFDHLPPLHGARWVPVGRLDYNTEGLLVFTTSGELANRLMHPRYAVEREYAVRVRGALSEEAKRRLLAGVRLEDGVARVESLEDAGGSGTNVWYRITLREGRYREVRRLIAAVGHEVSRLIRIRFGPLVLPPKLGRGRCLELTPDEVKALLEEVGLGALAQSAGRAEGLSSNRRSPATVKPSNRQRFVGRGDKGGGVRRPAGRRHNRSGCD from the coding sequence ATGACGGGTGCCACGACAGGAGAGCGGCTGCAGAAAGTCCTGGCGCAGGCGGGTTTCGGTTCGCGCCGGGAAATCGAGGACTGGATCCGCCAGGGCTGGGTGACCGTGAACGGCCACCCAGCCGTGCTGGGAACCCGCGTCAAGCCGGGCGACAAAGTGCGGGTGGGCGGGCGCACCCTGCGCGTGCAGCAAGCGCGGGAGGTGCGGGTCCTCCTGTATCACAAGCCAGCCGGGAGAATCGTCAGCCGCCACGACCCCGAGGGCAGGCCGAGCGTGTTCGACCACCTCCCGCCGCTGCACGGCGCCCGCTGGGTGCCGGTGGGGCGGCTTGACTACAACACCGAAGGGTTGCTGGTCTTCACCACCTCGGGCGAGCTCGCCAACCGTCTCATGCATCCCCGCTACGCCGTCGAGCGGGAATACGCCGTACGGGTGCGTGGGGCGCTCAGCGAGGAAGCCAAGCGCCGACTGCTCGCCGGCGTGCGGCTCGAAGACGGCGTGGCCCGGGTCGAGTCGCTGGAGGATGCGGGTGGTTCGGGAACCAACGTCTGGTACCGCATCACCCTGCGCGAGGGGCGATACCGGGAAGTGCGTCGCCTCATCGCCGCGGTGGGCCACGAGGTGAGCCGGCTCATCCGGATCCGCTTCGGCCCTCTGGTGTTGCCCCCCAAGCTGGGACGAGGCCGCTGCCTGGAACTGACACCGGACGAAGTGAAGGCGCTGCTCGAAGAGGTGGGATTGGGGGCCCTGGCGCAAAGCGCTGGGCGCGCCGAGGGGCTTTCATCAAACCGTCGTAGCCCCGCGACCGTCAAGCCTTCGAACCGCCAGCGGTTTGTTGGGAGAGGAGACAAAGGCGGCGGAGTGCGACGGCCGGCCGGACGCCGGCACAACCGTTCTGGCTGCGACTGA
- the recR gene encoding recombination mediator RecR produces MNSPSSLEALVQALRCLPGVGPKSAQRMAYHLLQRDRQGAGRLAEALKQALERIRHCERCNNFSEEPVCELCRSPRRDPTLLAVVETPADLLMMEQAQCYLGLYFVLMGRLSPLDGIGPREIRLDRLLKRAQDGVVREVILATNFTVEGEATAHYIGELLRTHGLKVTRIARGLPVGGELEHVDAGTLAQAVRERRDV; encoded by the coding sequence ATGAATTCCCCCTCCAGCCTTGAGGCGCTCGTGCAGGCGCTGCGCTGTCTGCCCGGCGTCGGGCCCAAATCCGCTCAGCGCATGGCCTATCATCTGCTACAGCGGGACCGGCAAGGCGCGGGACGCCTTGCCGAAGCGCTGAAGCAGGCGCTCGAGCGTATCCGCCATTGCGAGCGCTGCAACAACTTTTCCGAAGAGCCCGTCTGCGAGCTGTGCCGCTCGCCGCGCCGGGATCCCACGCTGCTCGCCGTGGTGGAGACGCCGGCAGACCTGCTGATGATGGAGCAGGCCCAATGCTACCTGGGTCTCTACTTCGTGCTCATGGGACGCCTGTCCCCCCTCGATGGCATCGGTCCGCGGGAGATCCGCCTGGACCGGCTGCTGAAGCGGGCTCAGGATGGCGTGGTACGGGAAGTCATCCTTGCCACCAACTTCACAGTGGAAGGCGAGGCCACGGCCCACTACATCGGCGAGCTGCTGCGCACCCACGGTCTCAAGGTGACGCGCATCGCCCGGGGACTGCCCGTGGGCGGGGAGCTGGAGCACGTGGACGCGGGCACGCTGGCTCAGGCGGTGCGGGAACGGCGGGACGTTTGA
- a CDS encoding YbaB/EbfC family nucleoid-associated protein has translation MKGGIAGLMKQAQQMQENLKRVQEELASLEVEGHSGAGMVKVVMTCRYDVKRVSIDPSLVSGEDKDMLEDLVAAAVNDAVRRVEATVQERMSAVTAGMALPPGLKLF, from the coding sequence ATGAAAGGTGGAATTGCCGGCCTCATGAAACAGGCCCAGCAAATGCAGGAGAATCTGAAGCGCGTCCAGGAGGAACTGGCAAGCCTCGAAGTGGAAGGGCACTCCGGCGCCGGGATGGTGAAGGTGGTGATGACCTGCCGCTACGATGTCAAGCGCGTGAGCATCGATCCAAGTCTCGTCAGCGGCGAGGACAAGGACATGCTCGAGGATCTGGTGGCGGCCGCTGTCAACGATGCGGTACGGCGGGTGGAAGCCACGGTCCAGGAGCGCATGAGTGCGGTGACGGCGGGAATGGCGCTGCCGCCGGGGCTCAAGCTGTTCTGA
- the dnaX gene encoding DNA polymerase III subunit gamma/tau: MTQVLARKWRPRRFEELVGQEHVVRALANALEQQRLHHAYLFTGTRGVGKTTLARLLAKALNCERGVTASPCGECTACREIDAGRFVDLIELDAASNTQVDNMRELLENALYAPVSGRCKVYIIDEVHMLSRNAFNAMLKTLEEPPEHVKFVLATTDPQKIPVTVLSRCLQFNLKRIPPPLVAERLRQVLEAEGVAFEPAALQLLARAAQGSLRDGLSLLDQAIAHGGGKVEEASVRAMLGAVEGEYLYAILKAVKEGDGARLKCIADDMEACSVSFEGALQDLASMLTQVALAQAAPEALGDDTPQREQVLALARLLDPEEVQLYYQIAVHGRSELDLAPDEYAGFTMTLLRMLAFAPQGAEPGVATRSCTAASGAPAPAGTGAAATGPGAGAAGPGSFSGVDWAKLTAQLQLTGMARQLAEHCELASINDEEISLCVPEAHRYLLDKRYEDRVAAALRQHFGRPLRVKFSCGGGTGLTPAEMANRERRERQLKAIEAIEKDPFVRELIENFDARLVDSSIKPLQ; this comes from the coding sequence GTGACCCAAGTCCTCGCACGCAAATGGCGCCCCCGCCGCTTCGAGGAGCTGGTGGGGCAGGAGCATGTGGTGCGGGCGCTTGCGAACGCCCTTGAGCAGCAGCGCCTGCACCACGCCTACCTCTTCACTGGGACCCGGGGCGTGGGCAAGACCACCCTCGCGCGGCTGCTGGCCAAGGCACTCAACTGCGAACGCGGGGTGACCGCTTCCCCGTGCGGCGAGTGCACGGCTTGCCGGGAGATCGATGCCGGCCGATTCGTCGACCTGATCGAGCTGGATGCCGCTTCCAACACCCAAGTGGACAACATGCGCGAGCTGCTGGAGAACGCGCTCTACGCACCCGTGAGCGGCCGCTGCAAGGTCTACATCATCGACGAGGTGCACATGCTCTCGCGCAACGCCTTCAACGCCATGCTGAAGACGTTGGAGGAGCCGCCGGAGCACGTCAAGTTCGTGCTCGCCACCACCGATCCGCAGAAGATCCCGGTGACGGTCTTATCGCGCTGCCTGCAGTTCAACCTGAAGCGGATTCCGCCGCCCTTGGTGGCGGAGCGGTTGCGGCAGGTGCTGGAGGCTGAAGGCGTGGCCTTCGAGCCCGCCGCGCTGCAACTCCTGGCGCGGGCGGCCCAAGGCAGCTTGCGGGACGGCTTGAGCCTGCTCGACCAGGCCATCGCCCATGGAGGCGGTAAAGTGGAAGAGGCTTCCGTACGGGCCATGCTGGGGGCGGTGGAGGGAGAATACCTCTACGCCATCCTGAAGGCAGTGAAGGAGGGTGACGGAGCGCGCCTGAAATGCATCGCCGACGACATGGAGGCCTGCAGCGTTTCCTTCGAGGGGGCGCTCCAGGACCTCGCCTCCATGCTCACCCAGGTGGCGCTGGCGCAGGCAGCGCCGGAGGCGTTGGGCGACGACACGCCGCAGCGGGAGCAGGTGCTGGCGCTGGCGCGCCTTCTCGACCCGGAGGAAGTGCAGCTTTATTACCAGATCGCGGTCCACGGCCGCAGCGAGCTGGATCTCGCGCCGGACGAGTACGCGGGGTTTACCATGACGCTGCTGCGCATGCTGGCCTTCGCGCCCCAGGGGGCGGAGCCTGGGGTGGCGACGCGCTCCTGCACGGCGGCTTCGGGAGCGCCCGCCCCAGCCGGGACGGGGGCGGCTGCGACCGGTCCTGGCGCGGGTGCCGCCGGGCCGGGTTCATTTTCGGGGGTGGACTGGGCGAAGTTGACAGCGCAGCTCCAGCTCACCGGCATGGCGAGGCAGCTTGCCGAGCACTGCGAGCTCGCCAGCATCAACGACGAGGAAATATCCCTCTGCGTTCCGGAAGCGCATCGATATCTGCTGGACAAGCGCTACGAGGATCGGGTGGCGGCTGCCTTGCGCCAACACTTCGGGCGGCCGCTGCGGGTAAAATTCAGCTGTGGCGGCGGCACGGGGCTCACGCCGGCCGAAATGGCGAACCGCGAGCGGCGCGAGCGCCAGCTCAAGGCCATCGAGGCCATCGAGAAGGACCCCTTCGTGCGCGAGCTGATCGAGAACTTTGACGCGCGACTGGTCGACTCCTCCATCAAGCCGCTGCAATGA
- a CDS encoding acyloxyacyl hydrolase, whose translation MKKTVAPLLGVVMAIFAAPARAVDGVAIEAGNSPSSNADVSLVRLGVQWDWKARGLETRGWRVAGYWDLQLGYWNNDSAGRTHPGLWEVGFTPVFRVRQTHPGGLAPYLEGGIGIHFLTETSVSPRRRFGSSFQFGDHLGIGVRFGPRHAFDLSYRYQHLSNAGIKSPNNGINFHLLRLGYWF comes from the coding sequence GTGAAAAAGACAGTTGCGCCGCTTTTGGGGGTGGTGATGGCGATCTTTGCCGCACCCGCAAGGGCCGTGGATGGCGTGGCGATCGAGGCAGGAAACTCCCCTTCCTCCAACGCCGACGTGAGCTTGGTCCGGCTCGGGGTGCAGTGGGACTGGAAAGCGCGTGGGCTCGAGACGCGGGGCTGGCGCGTGGCTGGCTACTGGGACCTGCAGCTGGGCTACTGGAACAACGATAGCGCCGGCAGGACCCATCCCGGGTTGTGGGAAGTGGGCTTCACGCCGGTGTTCCGCGTCCGGCAGACGCACCCTGGCGGCTTGGCGCCGTACCTGGAGGGGGGCATCGGCATCCATTTTCTGACCGAGACGTCGGTGAGTCCGCGGCGGCGCTTCGGGTCCAGTTTCCAGTTTGGTGACCACCTGGGCATCGGGGTGCGCTTCGGACCGCGGCATGCCTTCGATTTGAGCTACCGGTACCAGCACTTGTCCAACGCGGGCATCAAGTCGCCGAACAACGGCATCAATTTCCACCTGCTTCGGCTCGGATACTGGTTCTGA